The following coding sequences lie in one Streptomyces albofaciens JCM 4342 genomic window:
- the serB gene encoding phosphoserine phosphatase SerB, with the protein MSASQIPPATAVPGDDVPTLLVKIFGKDRPGITAGLFDTLAAYSVDVVDIEQVVTRGRIVLCVLITSPVPTDGSSGVSEGDLRATVHSWAESLNLQAEIISGTGDNRPRGTGRSHVTVLGHPLTAECTAAIAAAITGTGANIDRIFRLAKYPVTAVEFAVSGTATETLRTTLAIEAAALEVDIAVVSSGLQRRAQRLVVMDVDSTLIQDEVIELFARHAGCEEEVAAVTTAAMRGELDFEESLHARVALLKGLDASVVDLVRKEVRLTPGARTLVRTLKHLGYQVGVVSGGFTQVTDALQEELGLDFASANTLEIVDGKLTGKVTGEIVDRAGKARLLRRFAHEAGVPLAQTVAIGDGANDLDMLNAAGLGVAFNAKPLVRQAAHTAVNVPFLDTVLYLLGITREEVEAADTHDD; encoded by the coding sequence ATGAGCGCATCGCAGATCCCGCCTGCCACCGCCGTACCGGGCGATGACGTACCGACCCTCCTCGTCAAGATCTTCGGGAAGGACCGGCCGGGCATCACCGCCGGACTCTTCGACACCCTCGCCGCCTACTCCGTCGACGTCGTCGACATCGAACAGGTGGTGACCCGGGGGCGCATCGTGCTGTGCGTCCTGATCACCTCACCCGTGCCGACCGACGGCTCGTCCGGCGTCTCCGAGGGCGACCTGCGCGCCACCGTGCACAGCTGGGCCGAGTCGCTGAACCTCCAGGCCGAGATCATCTCCGGCACCGGTGACAACCGGCCGCGCGGCACCGGCCGCTCGCACGTCACCGTGCTCGGCCACCCGCTGACCGCCGAGTGCACCGCCGCCATCGCCGCCGCGATCACCGGCACCGGCGCCAACATCGACCGCATCTTCCGACTGGCCAAGTACCCCGTCACCGCCGTGGAGTTCGCGGTCTCCGGCACCGCGACGGAGACCCTGCGCACCACCCTCGCCATAGAGGCCGCCGCACTCGAAGTGGACATCGCGGTGGTCTCCTCCGGCCTCCAGCGCCGCGCCCAGCGCCTGGTCGTCATGGACGTCGACTCCACCCTCATCCAGGACGAGGTCATCGAGCTGTTCGCGCGGCACGCGGGCTGCGAGGAGGAGGTCGCCGCGGTCACCACGGCGGCGATGCGCGGCGAGCTGGACTTCGAGGAGTCGCTGCACGCCCGCGTCGCGCTCCTGAAGGGGCTCGACGCGTCCGTGGTGGACCTGGTGCGCAAGGAGGTACGGCTGACCCCCGGCGCCCGGACGCTGGTCCGCACCCTCAAGCACCTCGGCTACCAAGTCGGCGTCGTGTCGGGCGGGTTCACCCAGGTCACCGACGCTCTCCAGGAGGAGCTGGGCCTGGACTTCGCGTCCGCCAACACCCTGGAGATCGTCGACGGCAAGCTCACCGGCAAGGTGACCGGCGAGATCGTCGACCGCGCGGGCAAGGCGCGGCTGCTGCGCCGCTTCGCCCACGAGGCGGGCGTGCCGCTCGCGCAGACCGTGGCGATCGGCGACGGCGCCAACGACCTGGACATGCTCAACGCCGCGGGCCTGGGCGTGGCGTTCAACGCCAAGCCGCTGGTCCGCCAGGCCGCGCACACGGCGGTGAACGTGCCGTTCCTGGACACCGTGCTGTACCTGCTCGGCATCACCCGTGAAGAGGTCGAGGCGGCGGACACCCACGACGACTGA